Proteins co-encoded in one Gehongia tenuis genomic window:
- a CDS encoding UvrD-helicase domain-containing protein, which yields MYIADLHIHSKYSRATSGEAVPEYLDLWARKKGIGLMGTGDFTHPAWRAELREKLIPAEEGLYVLKEERRLPGFEDRETPRFVVTGEISSIYKKNGRTRKIHNVILLPSLEAAEALSGKLEAIGNIHSDGRPILGLDSRDLLEILLETCPRGILVPAHIWTPHFSLFGAFSGFDTMEECFEDLTGYIHAVETGLSSDPAMNGRLTALDGYTLISNSDAHSPSKLGREANLIEGELSYTGLARALEGEGLVGTLEFFPEEGKYHLDGHRNCGVRLTPAETARYGGRCPVCGRKITVGVLNRVEALADRPEGAARLARPYESLIPLAEVIAASTGYTPASRRVQGWYEGLLAELGSEFYILREAPLTAVGRAAGPLVEEGVRRLRAGEVTLSPGYDGEYGKVHILTAGEREALAGQISFLGAAAPKAGKAAAPRASREEGTPSTAAQGGPAAVPGGPEGGGRTAASHTAFPTAGRLSAEGPAAAPRPRALFGLNEEQRAAATAGERTVAVIAGPGTGKTKTLVARIQHLVETGVKPGSITAVTFTNKAAGEMRSRLEAALGRKAARAMTIGTFHAICLRHLSRKGPVTLIDEFSARSLAAEAAGEAGVELSAAKLLADISRMKGGLAPEHPEAAKAYPLYQQRLAAHRVLDYDDLLLRALEDYETAVPGSFAHLLVDEFQDLSPVQYRLVLTWTARGALFAIGDPDQSIYGFRGSSADGFRRLGEDKPGLRTIRLVKNYRSSPGILAAALPALGRAGDHLQAQRPGGPKPVYVNCPGELAEGVYVAKAIAALVGGMDMLSAGTEAGLGFSDIAVLYRTHRQGEMLEYCLKTEGIPYVVSGREDFLAEETVRRVLAFFRYLLDRGDELSRALAQPLLGSDFEARAAEYGPHAGKDRPDRLIAALAAQQGLQGPALDKLVQAAALFRSLGEFLTNVLLGQEIDLGRSGQKSYASGAVRLMTLHGSKGLEFPAVFLTGVRAGLIPYDAPGRAADPQEERRLLYVGLTRAKDRLTLTCPGEPSPFLGDIPKDALTFEKALAGRPEGRQLTLF from the coding sequence ATGTATATCGCTGATTTGCACATCCATTCGAAGTATTCAAGAGCCACCAGCGGGGAAGCGGTGCCCGAGTATCTGGACCTTTGGGCGAGGAAGAAGGGGATCGGGCTCATGGGAACGGGCGATTTCACCCATCCCGCCTGGCGGGCGGAGCTTCGGGAGAAGCTCATCCCGGCGGAGGAGGGGCTGTACGTGCTCAAAGAGGAGCGCCGCCTTCCCGGCTTCGAGGACCGGGAGACGCCGAGGTTCGTGGTCACGGGGGAGATCAGCTCCATCTACAAGAAGAACGGCAGAACCCGCAAGATCCACAACGTCATCCTGCTGCCCAGCCTCGAGGCGGCGGAGGCCCTTTCGGGGAAGCTGGAGGCCATCGGCAACATCCATTCCGACGGCCGGCCCATTCTGGGGCTGGACAGCCGGGATCTTCTGGAGATTCTGCTTGAGACCTGTCCCCGGGGCATCCTGGTGCCCGCCCATATCTGGACGCCCCACTTCTCGCTGTTCGGGGCTTTTTCCGGCTTTGACACCATGGAGGAATGCTTCGAGGACCTGACGGGCTACATCCACGCCGTGGAGACCGGTCTTTCCTCCGATCCCGCCATGAACGGGCGGCTCACCGCCCTGGACGGCTACACGCTCATCTCCAATTCCGACGCCCATTCCCCCTCCAAGCTGGGCCGGGAAGCCAATCTGATCGAGGGGGAGCTGTCCTACACCGGGCTGGCCCGGGCGCTCGAGGGGGAGGGCCTTGTGGGCACGCTGGAGTTCTTCCCCGAGGAGGGAAAGTACCATCTGGACGGCCACCGAAACTGCGGAGTGCGCCTCACCCCGGCGGAAACGGCGAGGTACGGCGGCCGGTGCCCGGTGTGCGGCAGGAAGATCACCGTGGGCGTGCTGAACCGGGTGGAGGCGCTGGCCGACCGCCCGGAGGGGGCGGCGCGGCTTGCGCGGCCCTACGAGAGCCTCATTCCCCTGGCGGAGGTCATCGCCGCGTCCACCGGCTATACCCCGGCGAGCCGCAGGGTTCAGGGCTGGTACGAGGGCCTGCTGGCCGAACTGGGCAGCGAGTTTTACATTCTTAGGGAAGCGCCGCTAACGGCCGTGGGCCGGGCGGCGGGCCCCCTGGTGGAGGAGGGCGTGCGGCGGCTCCGGGCGGGGGAGGTCACCCTGAGCCCGGGCTACGACGGCGAATACGGCAAGGTGCATATCCTCACCGCCGGGGAGCGGGAAGCCCTTGCCGGGCAGATCTCCTTTTTGGGCGCGGCGGCGCCGAAGGCGGGGAAGGCCGCGGCTCCGCGGGCGTCCCGGGAAGAGGGGACCCCGTCCACCGCAGCCCAGGGCGGACCCGCCGCGGTTCCGGGCGGCCCCGAGGGCGGAGGCCGCACCGCCGCATCCCATACCGCTTTCCCAACCGCCGGCAGGCTGTCTGCCGAAGGGCCCGCTGCGGCCCCGCGGCCCCGCGCCCTCTTTGGCCTCAACGAGGAACAGCGCGCCGCCGCCACCGCCGGGGAGCGGACGGTGGCGGTGATTGCCGGGCCGGGCACCGGCAAGACGAAGACCCTGGTCGCCCGCATCCAGCACCTGGTGGAGACGGGGGTGAAGCCCGGCTCCATTACCGCCGTCACCTTCACCAACAAAGCGGCGGGGGAGATGAGATCGCGGCTGGAAGCGGCCCTGGGCAGGAAGGCCGCCCGGGCCATGACCATCGGCACCTTCCACGCCATCTGTCTCAGGCATCTGTCCCGTAAGGGGCCGGTGACCCTGATCGATGAATTCTCCGCCCGCTCGCTGGCCGCCGAGGCCGCGGGGGAGGCGGGCGTGGAGCTTTCGGCGGCGAAGCTCCTTGCGGACATCTCGAGGATGAAGGGCGGGCTTGCCCCGGAGCATCCCGAGGCGGCGAAGGCGTACCCCCTCTATCAGCAAAGGCTCGCCGCCCATCGGGTGCTGGATTATGACGACCTGCTGCTCCGCGCTCTTGAGGACTACGAGACGGCGGTGCCCGGGAGCTTTGCCCACCTTTTGGTGGACGAATTCCAGGATTTGAGCCCCGTGCAGTACCGGCTGGTCCTCACGTGGACGGCGCGAGGCGCCCTGTTCGCCATCGGCGACCCGGACCAGTCCATCTACGGCTTCCGCGGCTCCAGCGCCGATGGGTTCCGGCGGCTGGGGGAGGACAAGCCGGGCCTTCGCACCATCCGTCTGGTGAAAAACTACCGCTCCTCCCCGGGGATTCTGGCGGCGGCGCTGCCCGCGCTCGGCCGGGCCGGGGACCATCTCCAGGCCCAGCGTCCCGGCGGCCCGAAGCCGGTTTATGTAAACTGCCCCGGCGAACTGGCGGAGGGCGTGTACGTGGCCAAGGCCATCGCGGCGCTGGTGGGCGGCATGGACATGCTTTCGGCAGGGACGGAGGCGGGCCTGGGCTTTTCCGACATCGCGGTGCTGTACCGCACCCACCGCCAGGGGGAGATGCTGGAGTACTGCCTCAAAACCGAGGGCATCCCCTACGTGGTGTCCGGCCGGGAGGACTTTTTAGCGGAGGAGACGGTGCGCCGCGTGCTCGCCTTCTTCCGGTACCTGCTGGACCGGGGGGACGAGCTGTCCCGGGCACTGGCCCAGCCCCTTCTCGGGTCGGACTTCGAGGCCCGGGCGGCGGAATACGGCCCCCACGCGGGAAAGGACCGGCCGGACCGGCTCATCGCCGCCCTCGCCGCCCAGCAGGGGCTCCAAGGTCCGGCGCTGGACAAACTCGTCCAGGCGGCGGCCCTTTTCCGCAGTCTCGGCGAATTTCTCACCAACGTGCTTCTCGGCCAGGAGATCGATCTTGGACGGAGCGGCCAGAAGTCCTATGCCTCCGGCGCGGTGCGGCTGATGACCCTGCACGGCAGCAAGGGACTGGAATTTCCGGCGGTGTTTCTCACGGGCGTCCGGGCGGGGCTCATTCCCTACGACGCGCCCGGGCGCGCCGCGGACCCGCAGGAGGAGCGGCGGCTCCTCTACGTGGGGCTCACCCGGGCGAAGGACCGGCTCACGCTGACCTGCCCCGGCGAACCCTCGCCCTTCCTCGGGGATATCCCGAAGGACGCTCTCACCTTTGAAAAGGCCCTCGCCGGCCGGCCGGAAGGCAGGCAGCTCACCCTATTTTGA
- a CDS encoding helix-turn-helix domain-containing protein, whose amino-acid sequence MYTIGETAKMLGLTTDTIRFYVEKGLVHPEKNPANRYLLFSFENLLELTNVVYYRCLDFSIAEIQDIMHSRGSSEVVKLISEKSREVEHRIRYQQQLLKKINYVRSIHNTVNEYAECRVTTFPESYVLFISCDRAPITYQLKQLTPEQIILCGSYDVYELNGQKLSQGKSYGLLRKSAADAMHMRLDSSLEVIRAYPCVRRMFHIRRWDISLEELMPIRMFADKLRLNYGPTFLVRKFTLTSYQDTDNLYADIYLPIGEGLELP is encoded by the coding sequence ATGTACACCATCGGCGAGACGGCCAAAATGCTGGGCCTCACCACCGACACCATCCGCTTCTACGTGGAGAAGGGGCTGGTCCATCCGGAAAAGAATCCGGCGAACCGTTACCTCCTTTTTTCCTTCGAAAATCTTCTGGAGCTGACCAACGTGGTCTATTACCGGTGCCTGGATTTTTCCATCGCGGAAATCCAGGACATCATGCACAGCCGCGGTTCCTCCGAGGTGGTGAAGCTCATTTCGGAGAAGAGCAGGGAGGTGGAGCACCGCATCCGCTATCAGCAGCAGCTGCTCAAAAAGATCAATTACGTGCGCTCCATCCACAACACGGTCAACGAATACGCCGAATGCCGGGTGACCACCTTTCCCGAATCCTACGTGCTTTTCATCAGCTGCGACCGGGCGCCCATCACCTACCAGCTCAAACAGCTGACGCCGGAACAGATCATCCTGTGCGGCAGCTACGACGTCTATGAGCTGAACGGCCAAAAGCTGAGCCAGGGCAAAAGCTATGGGCTGCTGCGCAAGTCCGCGGCGGACGCCATGCATATGCGGCTGGATTCCTCGCTGGAGGTGATCAGGGCCTATCCCTGCGTCCGGAGGATGTTTCACATCAGGCGCTGGGACATCTCGCTGGAGGAGCTTATGCCCATCCGCATGTTCGCCGATAAGCTCAGATTGAACTATGGGCCCACCTTCCTGGTCCGGAAGTTCACGCTGACCTCCTATCAGGATACGGACAACCTGTACGCCGACATCTATCTGCCCATCGGCGAGGGGCTGGAGCTGCCCTAG
- a CDS encoding sugar phosphate isomerase/epimerase family protein: MKVGLQIYSVRNRMAEDPVGTLQKVSDMGYKYIETYSHPEGRDEKTFGFGLPVKEAKARLDDLGLKVVGAHFYPEHPEGLDEYCAYYAELGADQVGCGGIYETEMAHKAANLNAAGKVAKKHGLRYYYHNHYHEYRKVNGEYIMHIYAKETDPELVAFELDTFWLARAGLNPVEEIKYYGNRLVLLHQKDFTKGLDEPISVFGEGRIDRCEPITPEIMDKYRRQDVYAEVGTGILPIQDYIDAGNEVGCPYILLEQDFTTMDEIDSIQTSMDAFRKFKGIEWD; the protein is encoded by the coding sequence ATGAAGGTTGGTCTGCAAATCTATTCGGTAAGGAACCGCATGGCGGAGGATCCGGTGGGCACGCTGCAAAAGGTGTCCGACATGGGGTACAAGTACATTGAGACCTACAGCCATCCTGAGGGCAGGGATGAAAAGACTTTCGGCTTCGGCCTTCCGGTGAAGGAAGCCAAAGCCCGTCTCGATGATCTCGGGCTCAAAGTGGTGGGCGCCCATTTCTATCCCGAACATCCCGAGGGTCTGGACGAATACTGCGCGTACTATGCCGAGCTGGGCGCGGATCAGGTGGGCTGCGGCGGCATCTACGAGACGGAGATGGCCCACAAGGCTGCGAATCTCAACGCTGCGGGCAAGGTCGCGAAAAAGCACGGCCTTCGTTACTATTACCACAACCATTATCATGAATACCGCAAGGTGAACGGCGAATACATCATGCATATCTATGCCAAGGAGACCGATCCCGAGCTGGTCGCCTTCGAGCTGGACACCTTCTGGCTGGCCCGGGCGGGCTTGAATCCTGTGGAAGAGATCAAGTACTATGGAAATCGCCTGGTGCTGCTCCATCAAAAGGATTTTACCAAGGGTCTTGACGAGCCCATCTCCGTGTTTGGCGAGGGCCGCATCGACCGCTGTGAGCCCATCACTCCGGAGATCATGGACAAGTATCGCCGCCAGGATGTCTATGCCGAGGTGGGCACCGGCATTCTCCCCATTCAGGACTACATCGACGCGGGCAACGAGGTGGGATGCCCCTACATCCTGCTCGAGCAGGACTTCACCACCATGGACGAGATCGACTCCATTCAAACCAGCATGGATGCCTTCAGAAAATTCAAGGGCATCGAGTGGGATTAA
- a CDS encoding sugar phosphate isomerase/epimerase family protein, with the protein MKVGLQMYSVKESFGKDPMGTMEKVAELGYRYWEICAFNSSGPYNFGLDLPVEEAVPFLKRLGVVIIGAHIGEKDLRDDQYLETFFDYQAAIGCLNPGIDSIFCQTAGEIREKAALLNKCGRMCKARGMRFHYHNHFHEFQPFDGIRMLDHILDNTDPELVDFELDTYWALRGGQDPVQLIGQYGGRICMLHQKDLPAQYHGPLNLFDGFHDPAVPVRGGVDFHPDRKEDFVEVGTGIMDIQSIIDAGNRSQIPYITLEQDATKLDEIESVALSMASFRKYRGIEWD; encoded by the coding sequence ATGAAGGTGGGCCTTCAGATGTACTCCGTGAAGGAGAGCTTTGGCAAGGACCCCATGGGAACCATGGAAAAGGTGGCCGAACTTGGCTACCGCTACTGGGAAATCTGTGCATTCAATTCGTCCGGCCCCTACAACTTTGGGCTGGACCTGCCCGTCGAGGAGGCGGTGCCCTTCCTCAAAAGGCTGGGCGTTGTCATCATCGGCGCCCATATCGGGGAGAAGGATCTTCGGGACGACCAATACCTTGAGACCTTCTTTGATTACCAGGCGGCCATCGGATGCCTGAACCCCGGCATCGACTCCATCTTCTGCCAGACGGCCGGGGAGATTCGGGAGAAAGCGGCGCTTTTGAACAAATGCGGCCGCATGTGCAAAGCCAGGGGCATGCGCTTTCATTACCACAATCATTTCCACGAGTTCCAGCCCTTTGACGGCATAAGGATGCTGGACCATATCCTGGACAACACCGATCCCGAGCTGGTGGATTTTGAACTGGATACCTACTGGGCCCTTCGGGGCGGCCAGGACCCGGTTCAGCTCATCGGCCAGTACGGCGGACGCATCTGCATGCTTCATCAAAAGGACCTGCCGGCCCAATACCACGGCCCCCTCAATCTTTTTGACGGATTCCACGATCCCGCCGTACCCGTGCGGGGCGGCGTCGACTTCCATCCGGACCGGAAGGAGGATTTCGTGGAGGTGGGCACCGGCATCATGGATATCCAGTCCATCATCGACGCGGGCAACCGCAGCCAAATTCCCTACATCACCCTGGAGCAGGACGCCACCAAGCTGGACGAGATCGAATCGGTGGCGTTGAGCATGGCTTCCTTCCGGAAGTACCGGGGCATCGAGTGGGACTAA
- a CDS encoding sugar phosphate isomerase/epimerase family protein — MKVGLQIYSVRNHMNEDPLGTLKKVSDMGYKYIESYSHPEGKDVKTFGFGMDAKDAKAVLDDLGLKVVGAHFYPLIPEGLDEFCEYYAELGVPQVGCGGTWELDIETKAPYLNEAGRIAKKHGIRYYYHNHVQEYREVDGEYIQHRFYNETDPELVYFELDTFWVARSGIDPRDEMEFFKDRLVLLHQKDFAKDAGEPLVIFEKLDRQTPMSGEVYGQNKRVEAFAEVGTGILPIQDYIDKANEIGVPYILLEQDLTKMDEIDSIETSMNAFKKFKGIEWD, encoded by the coding sequence ATGAAAGTCGGTCTTCAAATCTATTCGGTCAGGAATCACATGAACGAGGATCCGCTGGGCACCCTCAAAAAGGTTTCCGACATGGGCTACAAGTACATCGAGTCTTACAGCCATCCTGAAGGCAAGGACGTAAAAACTTTTGGATTCGGCATGGACGCCAAGGATGCAAAAGCCGTTTTGGATGATCTCGGGCTCAAAGTGGTGGGCGCCCATTTCTATCCCCTGATTCCCGAGGGCCTGGATGAGTTCTGCGAATATTATGCCGAGCTGGGCGTGCCCCAGGTGGGCTGCGGCGGAACCTGGGAGCTGGACATCGAAACCAAGGCGCCCTACCTCAACGAGGCCGGCAGAATTGCGAAAAAGCACGGCATCCGCTATTATTATCATAACCATGTGCAGGAGTATCGGGAGGTGGACGGTGAATACATCCAGCACCGCTTCTACAACGAGACGGACCCCGAACTGGTTTATTTTGAACTGGATACCTTCTGGGTCGCCCGTTCCGGCATAGACCCCCGGGACGAGATGGAATTCTTCAAGGACCGGCTGGTGCTGCTCCATCAGAAGGATTTCGCGAAGGATGCCGGCGAGCCGCTGGTGATCTTTGAGAAGCTGGACCGCCAGACCCCCATGTCCGGCGAGGTGTACGGCCAGAACAAGCGGGTGGAGGCCTTTGCCGAGGTGGGCACCGGCATTCTCCCGATCCAGGACTACATCGACAAGGCCAACGAGATCGGCGTGCCCTACATTCTGCTGGAGCAGGATCTGACCAAGATGGACGAGATCGACTCCATTGAGACCAGCATGAATGCCTTCAAGAAGTTCAAGGGCATCGAGTGGGATTGA
- a CDS encoding sugar phosphate isomerase/epimerase family protein produces MKVGIQLYSVKQHAAKDGLGTLKEVAKLGYRYIEPYISMLPRFSTGEGEKGYGLGMNRKDAKAFLDDTGIKIVGGHYYVGDFEAMCDYYAYLGAKNFGTGGYHFPGGRDELMEKIDEMNKCAEIAKKYGMRYYYHNHFWEYQKFDGKTVMEIIAENTDPAIFFFEQDNYWAARGGVDPVEEMEKLKGRLILMHQKDFAKDAGEPINLFEERIDINKPITGEMHTKNRHVGTFAEVGNGILPIQDYIDKGNECGVEYVLLEQDLTAIDELESIRISMEAFKKFTGIEWD; encoded by the coding sequence ATGAAAGTTGGCATTCAGCTCTATTCCGTCAAGCAGCATGCGGCAAAGGACGGCCTCGGCACGCTGAAGGAAGTGGCAAAGCTGGGCTACAGGTATATCGAGCCCTACATCTCCATGCTTCCCCGGTTTTCCACCGGCGAGGGGGAGAAGGGCTACGGCCTTGGCATGAACCGCAAGGACGCGAAGGCGTTTTTGGACGACACCGGCATCAAGATCGTGGGCGGCCACTACTATGTGGGCGACTTCGAGGCCATGTGCGATTACTACGCCTACCTTGGCGCGAAGAACTTCGGCACCGGCGGCTATCATTTCCCCGGCGGCCGGGATGAGCTCATGGAAAAGATCGACGAGATGAACAAGTGCGCCGAGATCGCGAAGAAGTACGGTATGCGCTATTACTACCACAACCACTTCTGGGAATACCAGAAGTTTGACGGCAAGACCGTGATGGAGATCATCGCGGAGAACACCGACCCGGCCATCTTCTTCTTCGAGCAGGACAACTACTGGGCGGCCCGGGGCGGCGTGGACCCGGTGGAGGAGATGGAGAAGCTGAAGGGCCGGCTCATCCTCATGCACCAGAAGGACTTCGCCAAGGACGCCGGCGAGCCCATCAATCTCTTCGAGGAGCGCATCGACATCAACAAGCCCATCACCGGGGAGATGCACACGAAGAACCGTCACGTGGGCACCTTCGCCGAGGTGGGCAACGGCATCCTGCCGATCCAGGATTACATCGACAAGGGCAACGAGTGCGGCGTGGAATACGTGCTCCTCGAGCAGGATCTCACCGCCATCGACGAGCTTGAGTCCATCAGGATCAGCATGGAAGCCTTCAAGAAGTTCACCGGCATCGAGTGGGATTAA
- a CDS encoding sugar phosphate isomerase/epimerase family protein, whose protein sequence is MKVGIQLYSVKEHLMKDGLGTMKEVAKLGYKYIEPFAAARFSTGEAEKGYGLGMNRKDAKAFLDDTGIKIVGGHYYTGDFEGMADYYAYLGAKNFGTGGYTFPGGLDELMPKIDEMNKCAEIAHKYGMRYYYHNHFWEYQKFNGKTVMEIIAENSDPAIFFFEQDNYWAARGGVDPVEEMEKLKGRLILMHQKDFAKDAGEPINLFEEKVDINGPISGKTHNDNRHVGTFAEVGNGILPIQDYIDKGNECGVEYVLLEQDLTAIDELESIRISMEAFHKFTGIEWD, encoded by the coding sequence ATGAAAGTTGGTATTCAGCTCTACTCCGTCAAGGAACACCTGATGAAGGACGGCCTTGGCACCATGAAGGAAGTTGCGAAACTGGGCTACAAGTACATTGAGCCCTTTGCCGCGGCACGGTTCTCCACCGGCGAAGCCGAGAAGGGCTACGGCCTTGGCATGAACCGCAAGGACGCGAAGGCGTTCCTGGACGACACCGGCATCAAGATCGTGGGCGGTCACTACTACACCGGCGACTTCGAGGGCATGGCCGATTACTACGCCTACCTTGGCGCGAAGAACTTCGGTACCGGCGGCTACACCTTCCCCGGCGGTCTTGACGAGCTCATGCCCAAGATCGACGAGATGAACAAGTGCGCCGAGATCGCCCATAAGTACGGTATGCGCTACTACTACCACAACCATTTCTGGGAATACCAGAAGTTTAACGGCAAGACCGTGATGGAAATCATCGCGGAGAACAGCGATCCCGCCATCTTCTTCTTCGAGCAGGACAACTACTGGGCGGCCCGGGGCGGCGTGGACCCGGTGGAGGAGATGGAGAAGCTGAAGGGCCGGCTCATTCTCATGCACCAGAAGGACTTCGCCAAGGATGCCGGCGAGCCCATCAATCTCTTCGAGGAGAAGGTGGACATCAACGGACCCATCAGCGGCAAAACCCATAATGACAACCGTCATGTGGGCACCTTCGCCGAGGTGGGCAACGGCATCCTGCCGATCCAGGACTACATCGACAAGGGCAACGAGTGCGGTGTGGAATACGTGCTTCTCGAGCAGGATCTCACCGCCATCGACGAGCTTGAGTCCATCAGGATCAGCATGGAAGCCTTCCACAAGTTCACCGGCATCGAGTGGGATTAA
- a CDS encoding collagen-like protein, which translates to MGPTGPTGPTGPTGPQGIPGSQGAQGATGATGATGATGATGTTGATGATGAAETITVRYTTTGEPGTAAEVRDVAGGPGHLLDFVIPRGHDGQQGPAGDLGPTGPAGTNGADGATGPTGPAGAAGEVGPTGPTGAAGANGADGATGPTGPTGAAGANGADGATGPTGPTGAAGANGADGATGPTGPTGPAGEVGPTGPTGATGATGPTGPAGTASGGLAAYGGLYNGSTQLLFFIAADQYITISLNTPMPTKNVIYPTTNSLTILEGGDYEINYNILLNTSRAVDVAVGVRRNGAMIQQTRGSQTLAVDDTTTLSYDGRLSCSTIVSLSANDTLDLAIAVLRTLPSGLDAIINGNANATLSVKKLNDSI; encoded by the coding sequence ATAGGACCCACCGGACCGACAGGGCCCACCGGACCCACGGGTCCCCAGGGGATTCCCGGGTCTCAGGGTGCCCAGGGGGCCACTGGTGCGACCGGTGCGACTGGCGCCACCGGAGCGACTGGGACGACCGGCGCCACCGGAGCCACCGGGGCGGCGGAAACGATCACTGTGCGCTACACCACCACCGGTGAGCCTGGAACCGCTGCGGAAGTCCGGGATGTTGCCGGCGGACCGGGTCATCTTTTGGATTTCGTGATTCCAAGGGGCCACGACGGTCAGCAGGGCCCCGCCGGCGATCTTGGTCCCACCGGGCCCGCCGGTACGAACGGCGCGGACGGCGCAACGGGGCCCACTGGTCCCGCGGGCGCTGCCGGCGAAGTCGGTCCCACCGGTCCCACGGGCGCTGCTGGTGCCAACGGCGCGGACGGCGCAACGGGTCCCACCGGTCCCACGGGCGCTGCTGGTGCCAACGGTGCGGACGGCGCAACGGGTCCCACCGGTCCCACGGGCGCTGCCGGTGCCAACGGTGCGGACGGCGCAACGGGTCCCACTGGACCTACCGGGCCTGCCGGCGAAGTCGGTCCCACTGGTCCCACGGGTGCAACGGGCGCTACCGGCCCAACCGGGCCTGCCGGCACTGCCTCCGGCGGTCTTGCCGCGTATGGCGGCCTCTACAACGGAAGCACGCAGCTTCTTTTCTTCATTGCCGCCGACCAATATATCACCATTTCGCTCAATACCCCCATGCCCACGAAAAACGTCATCTATCCCACCACCAACAGCCTCACCATTCTTGAGGGCGGCGACTATGAGATCAATTACAACATCCTCCTCAACACCAGCAGGGCCGTCGACGTGGCGGTGGGAGTTCGCAGGAACGGTGCCATGATTCAGCAGACCCGGGGCTCCCAGACGCTGGCCGTGGACGACACCACCACCCTGTCCTACGACGGCCGGCTGTCCTGCTCCACCATCGTATCGCTCAGCGCCAACGATACCTTGGACCTGGCCATTGCCGTTCTCCGCACCCTGCCCAGCGGCCTGGATGCCATCATCAACGGAAATGCCAACGCGACCCTGTCTGTGAAAAAACTGAACGATTCCATTTAG
- the fucO gene encoding lactaldehyde reductase — protein sequence MANRIMLNETSYHGTGAIQEIANEVRAHGFQKAFLCTDPDLIQFKVVSKVTDILDRESLPYEIYSDIKANPTIENVQHGVAAFKASGADYIIAIGGGSSMDTAKAIAIIVANPEFEDVRSLEGVAPTKNPCVPIIAVPTTAGTAAEVTINYVITDVERKRKFVCVDPHDMPIIAVVDPDMMASMPKGLTASTGMDALTHAIEGYTTKAAWEMTDMFHLKAIEIIAKSLRGAVAGTPEGREGMALGQYIAGMGFSNVGLGIAHSMAHTLGAVYDTPHGVACAMMLPIVMEYNADCTGDKFREIARAMGVKGVDEMSEAQYRKAAVDAVKKLSADVGIPGKLAALKPEDLPFLAESAYADACRPGNPKDTSVEDLKELFRKLM from the coding sequence ATGGCAAACAGAATCATGCTCAACGAAACCTCCTATCACGGCACCGGCGCGATTCAGGAGATTGCAAACGAGGTCAGAGCCCACGGCTTTCAAAAGGCCTTCCTGTGCACCGATCCGGATCTGATTCAATTCAAGGTCGTCTCCAAGGTGACGGATATCCTGGATCGGGAGAGCCTCCCCTACGAGATCTATTCGGATATCAAGGCCAATCCCACCATTGAGAACGTCCAGCACGGCGTTGCCGCCTTCAAGGCTTCCGGCGCCGATTACATCATCGCCATCGGCGGCGGCTCCTCCATGGATACCGCCAAGGCCATCGCCATCATCGTCGCCAACCCCGAGTTCGAGGATGTGCGTTCCCTGGAAGGCGTGGCGCCCACAAAGAACCCCTGCGTGCCCATCATCGCCGTACCCACCACCGCCGGCACCGCCGCCGAGGTGACCATCAACTACGTGATCACCGACGTGGAAAGAAAGCGCAAGTTCGTGTGCGTCGATCCCCATGATATGCCCATCATCGCCGTGGTGGACCCGGACATGATGGCATCCATGCCGAAGGGCCTCACCGCCTCCACCGGTATGGACGCGCTCACCCACGCCATCGAGGGCTACACCACCAAGGCCGCCTGGGAAATGACGGATATGTTCCACCTCAAGGCCATCGAGATCATCGCCAAATCCCTTCGGGGCGCCGTTGCCGGCACGCCGGAGGGCCGGGAAGGCATGGCCCTTGGCCAGTACATCGCCGGCATGGGCTTCTCCAATGTGGGACTTGGCATCGCCCATTCCATGGCCCACACCCTGGGCGCGGTGTATGACACCCCCCACGGCGTCGCCTGCGCCATGATGCTGCCCATCGTGATGGAATACAACGCCGACTGCACCGGCGATAAGTTCCGGGAGATCGCCCGGGCCATGGGCGTCAAGGGCGTGGACGAGATGTCTGAGGCCCAGTACCGCAAGGCCGCCGTGGACGCGGTGAAAAAGCTCTCCGCGGACGTGGGCATTCCGGGCAAGCTGGCCGCTTTGAAGCCGGAGGATCTCCCCTTCCTGGCCGAGTCCGCCTATGCCGACGCCTGCCGGCCCGGCAATCCCAAGGACACCAGCGTGGAGGATCTCAAGGAGCTGTTCCGCAAGCTGATGTAA